ATCGCTTACCGGACCGCTCCGCGCTCCTGCAGCAGACTGGCGATCCCGCGCCGCTGGAAATGGTCAGCCCATCCGAGCGGCGTTGCGCCAAATTGCGAATCGGTCAGCCCCGTGTCGGCGCCGTGGTCGAGCAGCAGCTCCGCCATCCGGATGCCGGATTCCTCGTCAGCGGCTTCGGAAGCGCTGCGCGCGCCGATGCCGCCGGCAGCCCAATGCAGCGCCGCCGCCCGGATACGGCCGAAGCCCGAAGGCCGGGCGTTCACATCCGCGCCGCGGGCCAGCAGCCACGCGGCGGCTTCCGCGCTCCCGCCAAGCACCGCGTATACGAGCGCCTGCTCCACCCGCTCATCGCACGGCCGTTCAGACCGGAGGGAGTCGTTGATCGGTTCGTGATGCCTGCCTGCTGCCGGGAGCAGTTCCCCGTGTGCGCCAAAAAAACCGGGCAGCAAATCTACCCGGCCGACCGCCGCGGCAAGCTCCAGATCAAGCGCCGCGCCTCTGCGCAGCAGCAGCTCCGTCACCTGCGGGCAGCCGTACCAGATCGACTGCGCGAGCGGCCGGCCGTCGCCGTTCAAGCCGTCGACCGGCGTTCCGGCGTCGATCAGCAGCTCCGCCATGGCGGCGTCATCATTGCTCGCCGCCCACTGCAAAGCTGTCTCGCCCCGTTCCGGATCGATCGCGCGGGCGTTGACGTCGGCCCCCGCGGCGATCAGCGCCCGGGCCGACTCCAGCTGCCCGGGGTAATGCCCGGGCCAGTCGCACAGGTGATGCAGCAGCGTCCGCCCCTGCATCGAGCGAATGGCTGCAAGTGCCGGCCGGTCGGTCAGGAGCCTTTTTAATCGTTCCGTGTCCCCCGTTTTCAAGGCCCGGACCGCCGCCGGAAAGCTTTCCGCCAGCGATTCGTCCGCTGTCCGGTCGTCCATGATCTGATCCATGGCCATCCTCTCCCCTTTTGCAAACTCCGCTCGGTACCTGATCGCATTACAAATCGTCGAATACGAAATCGAGGCTGTCCGCTTTCTTCAAATTGCAGTCGGCGCAGGCGCAGACGCAGTTATCGGGCGTCGACAGCCCGCCCTTCGACTTCGGCAGGACGTGGTCAATCGTATCGCCGAAGCGGCCGCAGTACCGGCATATATAATGGTCCCGCTGCAGGATGAGCAGCCGGAAATCCGTCTTCGTATACAGCTTATGAATCAGGCCGGGGTTAATAATGCCCGCCGCGCCTTCCGCGACCATCCGCACCGCCATTTCCGTCGGAATTTCCGTCGACCACCGTTTTCCCGTCTCGCGGCGGCCGCGCAGCCGGATCATGCCCGTCCCCCGGTCGTTCAGCTTCGCCGGATCGAAGGAGAACGGGCCTTTCAGCGGTACAATCCGTTTGTACGGAGGCTTCGCAGGCGGCGCTGTCTCGCCGCCGCCCGGCGGAAGGATGTGAACGGTCGCTTTGCGCTTGCGGCGCCGCTTTCGCTTCCGTTTGCGCGGGTTCTCCTGCTTTTGCTCCTGCTCTCTGCTGCCCGGGGCGGGTAGTCCGGCGTCATGCGTTTCGGCTTGGGCGGCATGACCGGGCGAAGCCGCCCCGCTGAGCTCCGCCCGTTCACCTGTGCCGGAGACGGACGGCTCGTCCGGCGAAGCCGTTTGCCCGCCGGCCGTGGAATCGGAATCGCCGCGTTCCGGCTCTTCCGCGAGAAGCACAGCCGGTGCCGGTTTGCGCCGGCGCTTGCGCTTTCGCTTTTTCTTCGCCGGCCCGCTCTCGCCGGCAGCCTCCGCCGAGGCGGCGATGACCGCCTTTTCCGGCTCGGATTCACCGGCACCTGCGCGTTCGCCGCCCGCGTCCGCAGCAGCTGTCCGCTGCCGGCCAGCCTCCAGTCCATCTTCCCGGTCCCCGTCTCCGTCACCGTCAAGGCTTATCCCGCCGGCATCG
This genomic window from Paenibacillus humicola contains:
- a CDS encoding ankyrin repeat domain-containing protein, whose protein sequence is MDQIMDDRTADESLAESFPAAVRALKTGDTERLKRLLTDRPALAAIRSMQGRTLLHHLCDWPGHYPGQLESARALIAAGADVNARAIDPERGETALQWAASNDDAAMAELLIDAGTPVDGLNGDGRPLAQSIWYGCPQVTELLLRRGAALDLELAAAVGRVDLLPGFFGAHGELLPAAGRHHEPINDSLRSERPCDERVEQALVYAVLGGSAEAAAWLLARGADVNARPSGFGRIRAAALHWAAGGIGARSASEAADEESGIRMAELLLDHGADTGLTDSQFGATPLGWADHFQRRGIASLLQERGAVR
- a CDS encoding HNH endonuclease, which codes for MEMKICAACGADKPLSAYPRRSGGGRRGTCRACIRKRGRIDGNGESRDNGGHNDAAAGFEMAPEAEAPAALKAGGMTLVPGNAAAASAEADGTEGSGGESPLQPVGERVQPKRKRRHRKAKRAVAVLPVDAPADAGGISLDGDGDGDREDGLEAGRQRTAAADAGGERAGAGESEPEKAVIAASAEAAGESGPAKKKRKRKRRRKPAPAVLLAEEPERGDSDSTAGGQTASPDEPSVSGTGERAELSGAASPGHAAQAETHDAGLPAPGSREQEQKQENPRKRKRKRRRKRKATVHILPPGGGETAPPAKPPYKRIVPLKGPFSFDPAKLNDRGTGMIRLRGRRETGKRWSTEIPTEMAVRMVAEGAAGIINPGLIHKLYTKTDFRLLILQRDHYICRYCGRFGDTIDHVLPKSKGGLSTPDNCVCACADCNLKKADSLDFVFDDL